TATCGCTGAACAGGTAGTGTACGAGCGGCCCGGGTTCCGGCGCCTGCGCGCGCTCGCGCTCGGCAATGGTGGTGCCGAAATTGTCCCGCAGGGTGATGGCGTGGAAGCGCCGGTCGGCGAAAAGGCCGTCGGCCACCTCGGCGCCGAGGGTTTCGTTGAGCTGGTAAGCAGCCGTGGTCGCAGGGCCGCGAACCAGTTCCAGTGTGCTGTGTGTCTGCTCGGGGACCTGCTGACGGATCGAGCGCCACTCGGTTGCCAGTTCGATCAACCCGCCGAGAAGCCCGAACAGGAGCACCACTACCAAGGTCACCGCCGCCTGGCGGAAGGTCAGGCTGCCGGTACGGGCGGCGGTGGTGCTCACGGTGTCCGGCCTCTATTCAATATGCAGCTCCAGGGAGGGCATCAGCCGCTTGAGGTTGTTCAGGGATTTGCCCTGCCAGGGCACTGCGCTGGAACCGCGGATGACCAGATGGCAGCCTTCGTGATCCCGGGCCCTGATGACGAACTTGGACAAGGCAGCAATGCCGGAACTGTTGAGGAATTCCAGTTGCCGCAGGTCCAGCGTCAGGGTTCGGCACTGCTGCATGGCCTGGATCAGCAAATCCATCACCGGTGCGTACTCGGAGAGCCCTCCCAGCCGAAGCGTGCCGCTGATGGCGACGCATTCATCGCTGTCATGGAATTCCACGGAGTAGCCTTCTCCGGACAACGTACTCATCAAAAGGTGCTCCGTCAGATCTCTATGGTGACCTGGGTGGTTACACGGCAACCACCGCTGGGGAGGGTTTCGAAGCGCCAGGCCAATTCTGCGCCGTAATCGTTGATCATGGTCAGGTAGCCGAGCCCTGACGTGTTTTCGCTGGTGGCGCTTTTCTCCAGCGTCTCCATGTAAAGGGTGTCTGGATCGGATTCCGTGACGCGCTGGATAAAGACCTGGAATCGCTCTGCCGTGGCGTTATCGGTACCGTTGGTCTCCTGCAGAGTGATGCGTTCTTTGTCCAGGTTGAGATGCAGAGTAATGGGTTCCGGCAGCGACTGATCATGGAACTTCATGGCGTTTTCCAGGAGTTCGTTGGCGATGAATGCCACCGCGCCCTGGATTTCCGCACGCCGGTTCTGCGTTGCCGGAGTATTCTCGTCGAGAGGGAAGAACGTGGTGACGTAGTCGCCGAGAAAGTCCGCGGACAGGCCATTGTTGCGCCAGCGCTGCCGTAGCGGCACGGAGCTGGGCCAGAACGCCAGATTCAGCGACTCGGTGTCCTTGTCATGCCGCGGCTCGCGGATATCCCCGTACTCTTGCATTAGTCACCCCCGCGCGGGATGAGCGCTTCGGAGGTCGCATGGCGGCTGAGGCTCAGCCGTCGTGTACGACCCGGTTACGCCCTTGTTGTTTGGCCAGGTAGAGGCGTCGATCGGCCTCGGCGAACAGCAGGCTTTCGTTGTCGTGATCCGGCACCACTGCCGCGATCCCCACGCTAAGCGTCACCACGCCGTAAGGTGATTCTTCGTGCGCCAGGCCGAGCCGGTGCACCGTTTTCTGGATGGACTGGCCCACCAGCGTCGCGCCGTCCATGCCGGTGGCCGGCAGCAACACGACAAATTCCTCGCCACCGTATCGGGCGGCCAGGTCCGAATCACGGCTGGCATGTTGCTTCAGCACCTGCGCGGCGCGTTTGAGGCAGCCGTCGCCCGCCTGATGCCCGTAGTGGTCGTTGTAGAACTTGAAGTAGTCGATGTCACACACCAGCATCGCCAGAGGCTCGCCGTGGCGTCGGGCGCGCGCCCACTCCCGTGCCAGGGTCTCGTCGAGCATGCGGCGATTGGCGAGATCCGTGAGGGCGTCGGTGCGCGCCGTGACTGCGGATTCCTCGTAGCGGCTGAGCCAGTGATCTTCCACGGTATCGGAGTGCTCGGTGATGGTCTTCACCAGCAGCTCCAGATCCTGGCTCTTGCGTGAGATGGCCTCCACCAGTTCGCGCAGTTTCTTTTCGGTACAGCGGCGCTCGCGCAGCTCAGTCTGTAGCTGGCGATTGGCCAGACCCAGCTGTTCCTCGATGGCGTCGCCGTGCTCGATGGCGGTGGAGAGGGCAATCTCCAGGTCGTCCCGTTCCTGGCGCAGCTCGGCGACCACGCGCCGGAGATCGTCCGGGGACAGGTCACCATCACCTTGTTGCAACTGGGTATGGCTCATCGTCGGGTGCCTTCCGTGTGTGACCGGCAGGCGCTTCCGGGCGCCGAACGATCGCCGCCTGCCGAGCAGTGGCCTGGCCTGGCTGCGTACATGCAATCATTGTATGGCGCCAACGTACCGGAACCTGGTGGCGCTGACAACGATCGATCATCCGGGGTGGGCGTGTAAGCGGCTGCTTGTCTGGTAAACTGTAGGTCCTGGCGCGCGTGTAGCCCCATCCTTACGAAACGAGGGCGTCATGAACATCATTTTCGTGTCCATCCCCATCAGCCTTCTTCTTCTGGGAATCGGCGTTGCCGTTTTCTTCTGGGCCGTGCGCAGCGGTCAGTTCGATGATCTCGACACGCCGGCGTATTCCATACTCATGGATGACCAAGACAAACCCCGCAAGCGTTCTGACAAGTCATCCGACGGCCCCGGTCAGGGCGCAGAGCGTGACGGCGATACCTGAACCGGTCCACGGGTCACAGCGACGGCGATCTCGTTGAGGCGGAAAGGGGCCAACGTCGAAATTCTGCGGCGGCCTGCCACTGATTGATCCTGATCAATAACGCTGCCCCTGCGGGTTGCCAGACTGGTCGGCCAGAATGGTGCTCATGGCGGAGGAGCAGTGATGGATCAGGATTTGGAGGAACGCAGGCGGAGCCTCGAGCAGCGCAGGGACGAGCTGTCGGAGCGGCTGCAACGCATCAAGATGGACTACGGCCGGGGCCTGGAACGTGACTTGGAGGAGCAGGCCCTCCAGCTCGAGAACGCCGAAGTGCTGCACGAGATCTCCAGAGTCACTGCTGAGGAGCTGGCAACCATCGAGGCGGCGATCCGGCGGATCGAAGAGGCCATGGGCCGGCAGAAGCCGGTCCGGAGATCATAGGGGTATTATAGCTCCGGACGTGCCCGCGACGAGCCGCTGGCGTCGCGGCCACGTTCACCC
The DNA window shown above is from Aquisalimonas sp. 2447 and carries:
- a CDS encoding ATP-binding protein, whose product is MQEYGDIREPRHDKDTESLNLAFWPSSVPLRQRWRNNGLSADFLGDYVTTFFPLDENTPATQNRRAEIQGAVAFIANELLENAMKFHDQSLPEPITLHLNLDKERITLQETNGTDNATAERFQVFIQRVTESDPDTLYMETLEKSATSENTSGLGYLTMINDYGAELAWRFETLPSGGCRVTTQVTIEI
- a CDS encoding GGDEF domain-containing protein, encoding MSHTQLQQGDGDLSPDDLRRVVAELRQERDDLEIALSTAIEHGDAIEEQLGLANRQLQTELRERRCTEKKLRELVEAISRKSQDLELLVKTITEHSDTVEDHWLSRYEESAVTARTDALTDLANRRMLDETLAREWARARRHGEPLAMLVCDIDYFKFYNDHYGHQAGDGCLKRAAQVLKQHASRDSDLAARYGGEEFVVLLPATGMDGATLVGQSIQKTVHRLGLAHEESPYGVVTLSVGIAAVVPDHDNESLLFAEADRRLYLAKQQGRNRVVHDG
- the ccoS gene encoding cbb3-type cytochrome oxidase assembly protein CcoS; the encoded protein is MNIIFVSIPISLLLLGIGVAVFFWAVRSGQFDDLDTPAYSILMDDQDKPRKRSDKSSDGPGQGAERDGDT